A stretch of Sebastes fasciatus isolate fSebFas1 chromosome 19, fSebFas1.pri, whole genome shotgun sequence DNA encodes these proteins:
- the LOC141757329 gene encoding kynurenine--oxoglutarate transaminase 1-like, with product MSRRINARRTEGVEKNIWVESAKLAAEYKAVNLGQGFPDFSPPKFLQEAFCEAVNGGPQMHQYTRAFGHPPLVKSLAKFFGRIMGHEIDAFEDILVTVGAYQALFCAFQALIDEGDEVIIIEPFFDCYLPMVNFIRGKAVYVSLRPKVEGSSVLSSGDWVLSAEELASKFTPRTKAIVMNTPNNPLGKVYTTEELQMIADLCIKHDVVCISDEVYEWLTYDGNKHVKIATLPGMWERTITISSGGKTFSATGWKVGWAIGSGHIMKHLKTIHQNCVYHCPTAAQEALAHGFEREYELFGTPESYFQQLPAMLHQKRNRMALCLESVGLQPTMPEGGYYMIADISSVKNDFNGQNTEDEHNDARFSKWLTKEKGLATIPVTAFFSPEHAKDFDKYIRICFVKTDSTLDAAEDILRKWSQEQ from the exons ATGTCACGACGAATTAATGCACGCAGAACTGAGGGGGTGGAAAAGAACATTTG GGTTGAATCTGCGAAACTGGCAGCAGAATACAAGGCAGTGAACCTTGGACAAGGATTTCCTGACTTCTCCCCTCCCAAATTTCTCCAGGAGGCTTTTTGTGAAGCTGTGAATGGAGGACCCCAGATGCACCAGTATACTCGAGCTTTT GGCCATCCTCCGCTTGTAAAAAGTCTGGCTAAATTCTTCGGTAGGATTATGGGACATGAGATCGATGCTTTTGAAGACATCCTGGTCACAGTTGGAGCTTATCAGGCTCTCTTCTGTGCATTTCAGGCTCTGATTGATGAAGGGGATGAG GTCATAATTATCGAGCCGTTCTTTGACTGCTACCTACCGATGGTGAACTTTATTCGAGGAAAGGCAGTTTATGTATCTCTGAGGCCG AAAGTTGAGGGAAGCTCCGTCCTGTCAAGTGGAGACTGGGTTCTTTCTGCCGAGGAGCTGGCCAGTAAATTCACTCCACGCACAAAAGCCATCGTAATGAACACTCCCAACAACCCACTGGGCAAG GTTTACACGACCGAAGAGCTCCAAATGATTGCGGATCTGTGCATCAAACATGATGTGGTGTGCATCAGTGATGAGGTGTACGAGTGGCTGACTTATGATGGAAACAAGCATGTAAAGATAG CCACCCTACCCGGCATGTGGGAACGAACCATCACCATTAGCAGCGGTGGAAAGACCTTCAGTGCTACTGGCTGGAAG gttGGCTGGGCCATCGGCTCTGGGCATATCATGAAACACTTGAAAACCATCCATCAGAACTGCGTTTACCACTGTCCTACAGCCGCTCAG GAGGCATTAGCTCATGGATTTGAGAGAGAATACGAGCTGTTTGGGACTCCAGAGAGCTACTTCCAGCAGCTGCCTGCGATGCTGCACCAGAAGAGGAATAGGATGGCCTTGTGTCTGGAGAGTGTAGGTTTGCAGCCCACCATGCCGGAGGGAGGATATTATATGATCGCAGACATCTCCTCTGTCA AGAATGACTTCAATGGCCAGAACACGGAGGATGAACACAATGACGCCAGATTTTCGAAGTGGCTAACTAAAGAGAAG GGTTTAGCAACAATCCCCGTCACTGCCTTCTTCAGTCCAGAGCACGCTAAGGACTTTGACAAATACATCCGAATCTGTTTCGTCAAG ACGGACTCCACCCTGGATGCAGCAGAGGACATCTTGAGAAAGTGGAGTCAGGAACAGTAA
- the surf1 gene encoding surfeit locus protein 1 — MASLKSALAYSTRVLTTLKRQTHVIYIKRTLLLTRLTPFFKRAEGRFVTFGRQSSSTAAGAERGEDSFLKWLLLLIPATTFGLGTWQVKRREWKLQLINELTRLTTAEPIPLPLDPHELNSLEYRRVKVRGQYDHSQELYILPRSPVDPEKEAREAGRLSSSGETGANVITPFRCTDLGITILVNRGYVPRQRIRPETRVKGQVEGEVELVGVVRLTEIRKPFIPNNDVERNRWHFRDLEAMGGVTGAEPIFIDADFGSTIPGGPIGGQTRVTLRNEHMQYITTWYGLCAATSYMWYAKFIKRIKL; from the exons ATGGCATCATTGAAATCAGCGCTGGCTTATTCCACCAGGGTGCTAACGACACTAAAAAGACAG aCTCATGTCATCTACATCAAGAGGACTCTCCTCCTGACCAGACTGACTCCCTTCTTCAAACGTGCAGAAG GCAGGTTCGTCACCTTCGGGCGACAGTCGAGCTCCACAGCAGCCGgagcggagagaggagaagacTCCTTCCTCAAATGGCTCCTGCTGCTCATCCCTGCCACCACCTTTGGCCTTGGTACATGGCAG GTGAAACGACGTGAGTGGAAGTTGCAGCTGATCAATGAGCTGACAAGACTCACTACTGCAGAACCCATTCCTCTTCCTCTTGA TCCTCATGAGCTGAACAGCCTCGAGTACAGGAGGGTGAAAGTGCGTGGACAGTACGACCACTCGCAGGAGCTGTACATCCTGCCCCGCTCGCCGGTCGACCCAGAGAAAGAGGCCAGAGAGGCCGGCAGGCTGTCCTCAAGCGGGGAGACCGGCGCAAACGTCATCACTCCATTCCGCTGCACTGACCTCGG CATCACCATCCTGGTGAACAGAGGATACGTCCCGAGGCAGAGGATAAGACCAGAGACGAGGGTGAAGGGACAG GTGGAGGGTGAAGTGGAGCTGGTTGGGGTCGTTAGGCTCACAGAGATCCGCAAACCCTTCATACCGAACAACGATGTGGAGAGAAACCGCTGGCATTTCCGGGACCTGGAGGCCATGGGCGGTGTCACTGGAGCTGAGCCCATCTTCATTGATGCAGACTTTG GGAGCACAATCCCTGGTGGACCAATAGGTGGACAGACCAGAGTCACACTGAGGAACGAACACATGCAGTACATAACAACATG GTATGGCTTGTGTGCAGCAACCTCCTACATGTGGTATGCAAAGTTCATCAAGAGGATTAAATTGTGA
- the LOC141757328 gene encoding kynurenine--oxoglutarate transaminase 1-like isoform X2, whose amino-acid sequence MSGRLHAHRTESVDKNVWVEFTQLAADYKAVNLGQGFPDFSPPKFVREAFCEAVSGGHQMHQYTRAFGHLPLVTSLAKFFSRIVGHEIDPLEDVLVTVGAYQALYCAFQALIDEGDEVIIIEPFFDCYQPMVKMAGGKAVYVPLRPKVDGSSVLSSGDWLLSAEELASKFTPRTKAVVINTPNNPLGKVYKTEELQMIADLCIKHDVVCISDEVYEWLVYDGNKHVKIASLLGMWERTITIGSAGKTFSATGWKVGWAISSEEIIKRLKSMHQMSVFDCATAAQEAVARGFEREYELFGTPESYFQQLPAMLHQKRKKLASCLESVGLKPIMPEGGYFMIADVSSVTADIYTSEPFATQKNGQNMVTK is encoded by the exons ATGTCAGGACGACTTCATGCACACAGAACGGAGAGTGTGGACAAAAACGTGTG GGTTGAATTCACACAACTGGCAGCAGACTACAAGGCAGTGAACCTCGGACAAGGATTTCCTGACTTCTCCCCTCCCAAATTTGTCCGGGAGGCTTTTTGTGAAGCTGTGAGCGGAGGACACCAGATGCACCAGTATACTCGAGCTTTT GGGCATCTTCCTCTTGTAACAAGTCTGGCTAAATTCTTCAGTAGGATTGTGGGACATGAGATTGATCCTCTTGAAGATGTCCTGGTCACAGTTGGAGCTTATCAGGCTCTCTATTGTGCATTTCAGGCTCTCATTGATGAAGGGGATGAG GTCATAATTATCGAGCCGTTCTTCGACTGCTACCAGCCAATGGTGAAGATGGCTGGAGGAAAGGCAGTGTATGTACCTCTGAGGCCG AAAGTTGACGGAAGCTCCGTCCTGTCAAGCGGAGACTGGCTTCTTTCTGCCGAGGAACTGGCCAGTAAATTCACTCCACGCACAAAAGCCGTCGTTATCAACACTCCCAACAACCCACTGGGCAAG GTTTACAAGACCGAAGAGCTCCAAATGATTGCGGATCTGTGCATCAAACATGATGTGGTGTGCATCAGTGACGAGGTGTACGAGTGGCTGGTTTATGATGGAAACAAGCATGTAAAGATAG CCAGCCTTCTTGGCATGTGGGAACGAACCATCACCATTGGCAGTGCAGGAAAGACCTTCAGTGCTACTGGCTGGAAG gttggCTGGGCTATTAGCTCTGAGGAAATCATCAAACGTCTGAAATCCATGCATCAGATGTCCGTTTTTGATTGTGCAACCGCTGCTCAG GAGGCAGTAGCTCGTGGATTTGAGAGAGAATACGAGCTGTTTGGGACTCCAGAGAGCTACTTCCAGCAGCTGCCTGCGATGCTGCACCAGAAGAGGAAGAAGTTGGCCTCGTGTCTGGAGAGTGTAGGTCTGAAGCCCATCATGCCGGAGGGAGGATATTTTATGATCGCGGACGTCTCCTCTGTCA ctgcAGACATTTACACATCAGAGCCTTttgcaacacaaaaaaatggtcAGAATATGGTGACGAAATAA
- the LOC141757334 gene encoding large ribosomal subunit protein eL8-like has translation MWILLSSSSSCQLCAARWASHTASSRARLDWADWCTERHALQLPSLQLAKGKEAKGKKVAPAPSVAKKHEAKKVVNPLFEKRPKNFGIGQDIQPKRDLTRFVKWPRYIRLQRQRSILYKRLKVPPAINQFTQALDRQTATQLFKLAHKYRPETKQEKKQRLLARAEQKAAGKGDTPTKRPPVLRAGVNTVTSLVESKKAQLVIIAHDVDPIELVVFLPALCRKMGVPYCIVKGKARLGRLVHRKTCTSVAFTTTNP, from the exons ATGTGGATCCTATTGAG CTCGTCGTCTTCCTGCCAGCTCTGTGCCGCAAGATGGGCGTCCCATACTGCATCGTCAAGGGCAAGGCTAGACTGGGCAGACTGGTGCACAGAAAGACATGCACTTCAGTTGCCTTCACTTCAGTTGGCTAAGGGAAAGGAGGCTAAGGGGAAGAAGGTGGCACCTGCCCCTTCTGTGGCCAAGAAACATGAGGCCAAAAAAGTAGTCAACCCTCTGTTCGAGAAGAGGCCAAAGAACTTCGGCATTG GACAGGATATCCAGCCCAAGCGTGATTTGACACGCTTTGTGAAATGGCCTCGTTACATCCGCCTGCAGAGGCAGCGCTCCATCCTCTACAAGCGTCTGAAGGTTCCCCCTGCAATCAACCAGTTCACGCAGGCTCTGGACCGCCAGACCG CCACACAGCTGTTCAAGCTGGCCCACAAGTACAGGCCAGAGACCAAGCAGGAGAAGAAGCAGAGGCTGCTGGCCCGCGCTGAGCAGAAGGCAGCTGGAAAGGGAGATACTCCTACCAAGAGGCCTCCCGTCCTCCGTGCAG GTGTGAACACTGTCACCTCTCTGGTGGAGAGCAAGAAGGCCCAGCTGGTCATCATTGCCCACGATGTGGATCCTATTGAG CTCGTCGTCTTCCTGCCAGCTCTGTGCCGCAAGATGGGCGTTCCATACTGCATCGTCAAGGGCAAGGCTAGACTGGGCAGACTGGTGCACAGAAAGACATGCACTTCAGTTGCCTTCACAACGACTAACCCGTAA
- the surf6 gene encoding surfeit locus protein 6 translates to MDLVSRDSYIQKFASKVLTQRDQEPKKRPFAYFKGKSDAGPPKKKKKCKKKHFKEKETDEKTPTPKSQQKPSPSAAAQKGPATAKLNGSKTPSPSASTTPAPKGGKVESNFSTVDVLRKRLHEKIEESRGQGAPKNAASEAVQAKRAKRKLERERKKRKRKEFRLKKLAEESGQEQQPEVKQEAKPAPVVSKRNETAIVFNKVEMVEEGYVDKMQKKKNKKQSMKGQLTPLTGRNYKQLLGRVEARKAKLEELREKDEGKAREMEEKMKWTNVLYKAEGIKIKDDENMLRSSLNKKEKRRTQRKTQWNTRSENTVEKMQHRQDKRRKNLQKRKQANAEHKKDKARKRGRVLPEDLKRASV, encoded by the exons ATGGATCTCGTCTCCCGGGACTCGTACATCCAGAAGTTCGCCAGTAAAGTGTTAACTCAACGAGACCAGGAGCCCAAGAAGAGACCGTTTG CTTATTTCAAGGGTAAAAGTGACGCTGGTCctccaaagaagaagaaaaagtgtaaaaagaaacattttaaagaaaaggaAACCGATGAGAAGACGCCTACTCCTAAATCCCAACAGAAGCCTTCACCCTCTGCTGCAGCACAGAAAGGCCCGGCCACAGCAAAACTGAATGGGTCCAAAACTCCGAGCCCAAGTGCATCTACAACACCGGCACCTAAAG gaggAAAAGTAGAGTCCAACTTCTCCACAGTAGATGTACTACGCAAGAGACTTCATGAAAAGATTGAAGAGTCCAGAGGGCAG GGAGCCCCAAAGAATGCAGCATCAGAGGCAGTCCAGGCAAAGCGAGCAAAAAGAAAGCTAGAAAGGGAGCGAAAGAAGAGGAAGCGGAAAGAGTTTCGATTGAAGAAACTGGCCGAAGAAAGTGGCCAAGAACAACAGCCGGAGGTAAAACAGGAAGCGAAACCTGCCCCGGTCGTGAGCAAAAGAAACGAAACCGCCATCGTCTTCAACAAGGTGGAGATGGTGGAAGAGGGATATGTAGACAAAatgcagaaaaagaagaacaagaagcaGAGTATGAAGGGCCAGTTAACTCCACTGACGGGGAGGAACTACAAGCAGCTGCTCGGTCGCGTGGAGGCTCGCAAGGCAAAGCTGGAAGAGCTGAGGGAGAAAGACGAGGGCAAGGCCCgcgagatggaggagaagaTGAAGTGGACCAACGTGCTCTATAAGGCAGAGGGCATCAAAATCAAAGACGACGAGAACATGCTGCGCTCGTCGTTGaacaagaaggagaagaggCGCACTCAGAGGAAGACGCAGTGGAACACGCGTAGCGAGAACACCGTCGAGAAGATGCAGCATCGTCAGGACAAGAGACGAAAGAACCTCCAGAAACGCAAGCAAGCCAACGCGGAGCACAAGAAGGATAAGGCACGGAAGAGAGGCAGAGTGCTGCCTGAGGACTTGAAAAGAGCATCAGTTTAG
- the LOC141757328 gene encoding kynurenine--oxoglutarate transaminase 1-like isoform X3: protein MSGRLHAHRTESVDKNVWVEFTQLAADYKAVNLGQGFPDFSPPKFVREAFCEAVSGGHQMHQYTRAFGHLPLVTSLAKFFSRIVGHEIDPLEDVLVTVGAYQALYCAFQALIDEGDEVIIIEPFFDCYQPMVKMAGGKAVYVPLRPKVDGSSVLSSGDWLLSAEELASKFTPRTKAVVINTPNNPLGKVYKTEELQMIADLCIKHDVVCISDEVYEWLVYDGNKHVKIASLLGMWERTITIGSAGKTFSATGWKVGWAISSEEIIKRLKSMHQMSVFDCATAAQEAVARGFEREYELFGTPESYFQQLPAMLHQKRKKLASCLESVGLKPIMPEGGYFMIADVSSVRFSNNPRLSFLQPRAQKGL from the exons ATGTCAGGACGACTTCATGCACACAGAACGGAGAGTGTGGACAAAAACGTGTG GGTTGAATTCACACAACTGGCAGCAGACTACAAGGCAGTGAACCTCGGACAAGGATTTCCTGACTTCTCCCCTCCCAAATTTGTCCGGGAGGCTTTTTGTGAAGCTGTGAGCGGAGGACACCAGATGCACCAGTATACTCGAGCTTTT GGGCATCTTCCTCTTGTAACAAGTCTGGCTAAATTCTTCAGTAGGATTGTGGGACATGAGATTGATCCTCTTGAAGATGTCCTGGTCACAGTTGGAGCTTATCAGGCTCTCTATTGTGCATTTCAGGCTCTCATTGATGAAGGGGATGAG GTCATAATTATCGAGCCGTTCTTCGACTGCTACCAGCCAATGGTGAAGATGGCTGGAGGAAAGGCAGTGTATGTACCTCTGAGGCCG AAAGTTGACGGAAGCTCCGTCCTGTCAAGCGGAGACTGGCTTCTTTCTGCCGAGGAACTGGCCAGTAAATTCACTCCACGCACAAAAGCCGTCGTTATCAACACTCCCAACAACCCACTGGGCAAG GTTTACAAGACCGAAGAGCTCCAAATGATTGCGGATCTGTGCATCAAACATGATGTGGTGTGCATCAGTGACGAGGTGTACGAGTGGCTGGTTTATGATGGAAACAAGCATGTAAAGATAG CCAGCCTTCTTGGCATGTGGGAACGAACCATCACCATTGGCAGTGCAGGAAAGACCTTCAGTGCTACTGGCTGGAAG gttggCTGGGCTATTAGCTCTGAGGAAATCATCAAACGTCTGAAATCCATGCATCAGATGTCCGTTTTTGATTGTGCAACCGCTGCTCAG GAGGCAGTAGCTCGTGGATTTGAGAGAGAATACGAGCTGTTTGGGACTCCAGAGAGCTACTTCCAGCAGCTGCCTGCGATGCTGCACCAGAAGAGGAAGAAGTTGGCCTCGTGTCTGGAGAGTGTAGGTCTGAAGCCCATCATGCCGGAGGGAGGATATTTTATGATCGCGGACGTCTCCTCTGTCA gGTTTAGCAACAATCCCCGTCTCAGCTTTCTACAGCCCAGAGCACAGAAAGGACTTTGA
- the LOC141757328 gene encoding kynurenine--oxoglutarate transaminase 1-like isoform X1, whose protein sequence is MSGRLHAHRTESVDKNVWVEFTQLAADYKAVNLGQGFPDFSPPKFVREAFCEAVSGGHQMHQYTRAFGHLPLVTSLAKFFSRIVGHEIDPLEDVLVTVGAYQALYCAFQALIDEGDEVIIIEPFFDCYQPMVKMAGGKAVYVPLRPKVDGSSVLSSGDWLLSAEELASKFTPRTKAVVINTPNNPLGKVYKTEELQMIADLCIKHDVVCISDEVYEWLVYDGNKHVKIASLLGMWERTITIGSAGKTFSATGWKVGWAISSEEIIKRLKSMHQMSVFDCATAAQEAVARGFEREYELFGTPESYFQQLPAMLHQKRKKLASCLESVGLKPIMPEGGYFMIADVSSVKVDVNDSMTTEDEPYDFRFVKWLTKEKGLATIPVSAFYSPEHRKDFDKYIRFCFVKEDSTLDAAEDILRKFSKIERQ, encoded by the exons ATGTCAGGACGACTTCATGCACACAGAACGGAGAGTGTGGACAAAAACGTGTG GGTTGAATTCACACAACTGGCAGCAGACTACAAGGCAGTGAACCTCGGACAAGGATTTCCTGACTTCTCCCCTCCCAAATTTGTCCGGGAGGCTTTTTGTGAAGCTGTGAGCGGAGGACACCAGATGCACCAGTATACTCGAGCTTTT GGGCATCTTCCTCTTGTAACAAGTCTGGCTAAATTCTTCAGTAGGATTGTGGGACATGAGATTGATCCTCTTGAAGATGTCCTGGTCACAGTTGGAGCTTATCAGGCTCTCTATTGTGCATTTCAGGCTCTCATTGATGAAGGGGATGAG GTCATAATTATCGAGCCGTTCTTCGACTGCTACCAGCCAATGGTGAAGATGGCTGGAGGAAAGGCAGTGTATGTACCTCTGAGGCCG AAAGTTGACGGAAGCTCCGTCCTGTCAAGCGGAGACTGGCTTCTTTCTGCCGAGGAACTGGCCAGTAAATTCACTCCACGCACAAAAGCCGTCGTTATCAACACTCCCAACAACCCACTGGGCAAG GTTTACAAGACCGAAGAGCTCCAAATGATTGCGGATCTGTGCATCAAACATGATGTGGTGTGCATCAGTGACGAGGTGTACGAGTGGCTGGTTTATGATGGAAACAAGCATGTAAAGATAG CCAGCCTTCTTGGCATGTGGGAACGAACCATCACCATTGGCAGTGCAGGAAAGACCTTCAGTGCTACTGGCTGGAAG gttggCTGGGCTATTAGCTCTGAGGAAATCATCAAACGTCTGAAATCCATGCATCAGATGTCCGTTTTTGATTGTGCAACCGCTGCTCAG GAGGCAGTAGCTCGTGGATTTGAGAGAGAATACGAGCTGTTTGGGACTCCAGAGAGCTACTTCCAGCAGCTGCCTGCGATGCTGCACCAGAAGAGGAAGAAGTTGGCCTCGTGTCTGGAGAGTGTAGGTCTGAAGCCCATCATGCCGGAGGGAGGATATTTTATGATCGCGGACGTCTCCTCTGTCA aggTGGACGTCAATGACTCGATGACCACTGAGGATGAGCCTTATGACTTCAGATTTGTGAAATGGCTAACTAAAGAGAAG gGTTTAGCAACAATCCCCGTCTCAGCTTTCTACAGCCCAGAGCACAGAAAGGACTTTGACAAATACATCCGATTCTGTTTCGTCAAG GAGGACTCCACTCTGGATGCAGCTGAGGACATCTTGAGAAAATTTAGTAAAATTGAAAGACAGTAA